A genomic stretch from Helianthus annuus cultivar XRQ/B chromosome 1, HanXRQr2.0-SUNRISE, whole genome shotgun sequence includes:
- the LOC110934693 gene encoding monothiol glutaredoxin-S2-like: MAMVTSLVSERPVVIFSKSSCCMCHTIKTLISNFGANPTVYELDEHPDGKRLEKELRGLGCKPSVPAVFIGEELIGGANEVMRLHLQGQLVQLLLNANAIWV; this comes from the coding sequence ATGGCTATGGTTACATCATTGGTGAGCGAAAGGCCTGTGGTTATATTCAGCAAAAGCTCTTGCTGCATGTGCCACACCATTAAGACACTGATTAGTAATTTTGGTGCAAATCCTACAGTTTATGAGTTAGATGAACATCCAGACGGGAAACGGTTAGAGAAGGAATTAAGAGGACTAGGATGCAAGCCAAGTGTGCCAGCTGTATTCATAGGAGAGGAACTGATTGGTGGTGCTAATGAAGTAATGCGCCTTCATCTTCAGGGTCAACTGGTTCAGTTGCTCCTCAACGCAAATGCTATATGGGTTTAG
- the LOC110934678 gene encoding monothiol glutaredoxin-S2-like — protein MAMVSSLVNERPVVIFSKSSCCMSHTIKTLICNFGANPTVYELDEHPNGKQLEKELRGLGCKPSVPAVFIGEELIGGANEIMSLHLKGQLVELLLKANAIWV, from the coding sequence ATGGCGATGGTTTCATCATTGGTGAACGAAAGGCCTGTGGTTATATTTAGCAAAAGCTCTTGCTGCATGAGCCACACCATTAAGACACTGATTTGTAATTTTGGTGCAAATCCTACTGTTTATGAGTTAGATGAACATCCAAACGGGAAACAGTTGGAGAAGGAATTAAGAGGACTTGGATGCAAGCCAAGTGTGCCAGCAGTATTCATTGGAGAGGAACTGATTGGTGGTGCTAATGAAATAATGAGCCTTCATCTTAAGGGTCAACTGGTAGAGTTGCTGCTCAAGGCTAATGCTATATGGGTTTAG